Proteins from a single region of Candidatus Roizmanbacteria bacterium CG_4_9_14_0_2_um_filter_38_17:
- a CDS encoding type II toxin-antitoxin system RelE/ParE family toxin produces the protein MYRILITSQARKELKKIKKKYQQAIVEILVELQENPRSGKPLTRELTGKFSYKVGVYRIIYTINDLDKTIHILTAGHRSSVYK, from the coding sequence ATGTATAGAATACTTATTACTTCTCAAGCTAGAAAAGAACTCAAAAAGATTAAAAAGAAATACCAGCAAGCAATAGTAGAAATACTTGTTGAGCTTCAAGAAAATCCCAGATCAGGCAAGCCCCTAACGCGAGAGTTGACTGGAAAATTTTCTTATAAGGTAGGAGTATATAGAATAATATATACAATTAATGACCTAGATAAGACAATCCATATTCTAACAGCGGGTCATCGTTCTAGTGTATATAAATAG
- a CDS encoding SAM-dependent methyltransferase, translated as MKKTTKLPGSFRDPSGFIFLEGRAIYRQINKSYKSNYDKLISSGLYKDLLEKSLLIPHRESTKKSTEPALSYKVIKPDMIPFISYAYEWSFSQLKVAALATLDISLIALKHNMILKDASAFNIQFIKNKAILIDTLSFQEYENKEPWVAYKQFCQHFLAPLALMSYADIRTRELLRTNIDGIPLDLASKLLPKKSWLNFGIATHIHLHAQSQKRYADKHETVKTNPRGISKTQLTNILINLKSTIESLNWNIAKTEWGDYYNQTNYSGKAFTHKQKLVKDITKKIKPKQIWDLGANTGEFSITTAPYTKNVIAFDIDPLAVERNYLKLNNIKINNILPLIQDLTNPSPALGWQNCERMSLIERGPVDLVLALALIHHLAISNNLPLSSIAEYLHSITANLVIEFVPKTDSQVQKMLASRKDIFDKYTQVQFEQEFDEYFITKSKHKITGSKRTLYWLKSR; from the coding sequence ATGAAAAAAACAACTAAGCTTCCAGGCTCATTTCGTGATCCATCCGGCTTCATTTTTCTCGAAGGCCGCGCGATCTACAGACAAATAAATAAGTCGTATAAGAGTAATTATGACAAGCTCATATCAAGTGGTCTATATAAAGACCTCTTAGAAAAGAGTTTATTAATCCCACACAGAGAATCAACTAAAAAATCAACTGAGCCAGCTTTGTCATACAAGGTAATTAAGCCAGACATGATACCTTTTATCTCATATGCATACGAATGGAGTTTTTCTCAACTTAAAGTTGCTGCGCTTGCCACGCTAGATATCTCTCTAATAGCTTTAAAACATAACATGATCCTAAAAGATGCTAGTGCATTTAATATACAGTTTATTAAAAATAAAGCTATATTAATAGATACTCTGTCTTTCCAAGAATATGAGAATAAAGAGCCTTGGGTGGCTTACAAACAGTTCTGCCAACACTTTCTTGCTCCACTAGCTCTCATGTCATATGCAGATATTCGCACCCGGGAGCTCCTACGAACAAATATAGACGGAATTCCGTTGGATTTAGCTTCTAAACTATTACCTAAAAAGTCGTGGTTAAATTTTGGAATAGCAACCCACATCCATCTTCATGCACAAAGTCAGAAACGTTATGCTGACAAACACGAAACTGTAAAAACCAACCCAAGAGGAATTTCAAAAACTCAGTTAACAAATATATTAATCAATCTAAAATCAACCATAGAAAGCTTAAATTGGAATATCGCCAAGACAGAATGGGGAGACTACTACAACCAAACCAACTATTCTGGTAAAGCTTTTACACATAAACAAAAGCTAGTTAAAGACATTACTAAAAAGATTAAGCCTAAACAGATCTGGGATTTAGGAGCAAATACCGGAGAATTTAGCATAACCACTGCACCTTACACAAAAAATGTCATCGCCTTTGACATTGACCCTCTAGCAGTTGAACGCAATTATCTTAAGCTTAATAATATAAAGATTAATAATATTCTTCCTTTGATCCAGGACCTAACAAATCCATCTCCTGCGCTCGGTTGGCAAAACTGTGAGCGTATGTCTCTTATTGAGCGTGGACCAGTCGATCTGGTTCTGGCATTGGCATTAATCCATCACCTAGCTATTTCCAACAACTTACCCTTGAGCAGTATTGCAGAGTATCTGCATAGCATTACAGCTAATTTGGTTATTGAGTTTGTTCCCAAAACAGATTCCCAAGTTCAGAAAATGCTAGCAAGTCGCAAAGATATTTTTGACAAGTATACTCAAGTCCAGTTTGAACAAGAGTTTGATGAATATTTCATCACAAAATCCAAACACAAAATTACTGGTTCCAAACGAACGCTATACTGGCTGAAATCTAGATGA
- a CDS encoding acyltransferase yields MKDKYGDKLSSGEVLQKGMNRIDGILLDLELMILRWIGHVPFHSFRKLFYRLSGMKIGKGSNIHMWACFFEPAGISIGEDTIVGNNVFLDGRAPITLGNHVDVAAEVMIYSSQHDIDDPKFKAVFKPVNIGNYVFIGPRAIILPGVTIGEGAIVAAGAVVSKDVAPFTVVGGVPAINIRDRKLVDPQYILGRARNFQ; encoded by the coding sequence ATGAAAGATAAATATGGAGATAAATTAAGTTCAGGTGAGGTTCTACAAAAAGGAATGAATAGGATAGATGGTATTCTATTGGATCTAGAACTTATGATTCTACGCTGGATTGGGCACGTACCATTTCACAGTTTCCGTAAGCTCTTCTATAGACTTTCGGGTATGAAAATAGGCAAGGGCTCGAATATTCACATGTGGGCTTGTTTTTTTGAGCCAGCTGGAATATCAATAGGAGAAGACACAATTGTCGGAAATAATGTATTTTTAGATGGTAGGGCTCCGATCACTCTGGGCAATCATGTAGACGTTGCCGCGGAAGTAATGATTTATTCGTCCCAACATGATATTGATGATCCAAAATTCAAAGCAGTATTTAAACCAGTGAATATTGGAAATTATGTATTTATTGGACCCAGAGCTATTATTTTACCAGGTGTGACGATAGGAGAAGGAGCAATAGTTGCCGCGGGAGCAGTTGTGTCAAAAGACGTAGCTCCTTTTACTGTTGTAGGAGGTGTTCCGGCTATTAATATACGTGATAGGAAACTTGTGGACCCTCAATACATACTTGGACGTGCGCGTAATTTTCAATAA
- a CDS encoding glycosyl transferase family 2: MKLAVIIVSYNTKPYLQKCLKTLSKSNYPTKDLSIVVVDNASTDGTVAELKVLFQDVTWVKLDENTGFSRANNIGIKRAGEADYYLFLNPDTEVLPSGLSKMVSYLESNPDVGILTPYVKLTDGLIDDACHRGFPTPWNAFCHFSGLASMFPRSLLFNGYHLGYRSLDKIHEIDACVGAAMLVRKKVGEDIGWWDEDFFWYGEDLDFCYKAKERGNKIVFNPDVVVLHHKGVSGGIKKKSSNYSNVDRLTKKRAQEARFDAMIIFYKKHYTNKYPKILTLIVTSFIRIIKVIKVGI, from the coding sequence ATGAAATTGGCAGTAATTATTGTTAGTTATAATACAAAACCGTATCTTCAGAAGTGTTTAAAGACGTTAAGCAAGAGTAATTATCCTACTAAAGACTTATCTATTGTTGTGGTAGATAATGCGTCAACAGATGGAACAGTAGCGGAGCTTAAAGTGTTATTTCAAGATGTTACATGGGTTAAGCTGGATGAAAATACCGGATTTTCCCGTGCCAATAATATAGGAATTAAGCGAGCCGGTGAGGCTGATTATTATCTGTTTCTAAATCCCGACACAGAAGTTTTACCCAGTGGGTTGTCTAAGATGGTCAGTTATCTAGAAAGCAATCCAGATGTGGGTATTTTAACTCCGTATGTTAAATTAACAGATGGTTTAATTGACGATGCATGTCATCGGGGATTTCCAACTCCCTGGAATGCTTTTTGTCATTTTTCTGGATTAGCTTCGATGTTCCCACGCTCGTTGCTGTTTAATGGTTATCACTTAGGCTATAGGAGTCTAGATAAGATACACGAAATTGATGCGTGCGTAGGCGCGGCGATGTTAGTAAGAAAAAAAGTAGGCGAAGATATAGGCTGGTGGGATGAAGATTTTTTTTGGTATGGTGAAGATCTGGATTTTTGTTATAAGGCCAAAGAGAGAGGAAATAAGATAGTATTTAATCCCGATGTTGTAGTACTGCATCATAAGGGAGTATCTGGAGGAATTAAAAAGAAGTCTAGTAATTATTCAAACGTAGATAGATTGACTAAAAAAAGGGCACAGGAAGCAAGATTCGATGCAATGATTATTTTTTATAAGAAACACTATACTAACAAGTATCCCAAAATATTAACATTAATTGTTACTTCGTTTATTCGAATAATCAAAGTAATTAAAGTGGGTATATGA